In the genome of Xiphias gladius isolate SHS-SW01 ecotype Sanya breed wild chromosome 1, ASM1685928v1, whole genome shotgun sequence, the window TCAGAAATATTACTCCCTGATGAGAGATTTCACttctcaaaaaatatttttttttaatctcactcTTAGAATGTGAATTTCTCTTAAGAATACTAGATATCAAcatgaaacattgttttgttaggggggaaaaaaaaacaaaaaaaaaaactgtctggaCACGGAGTGGTGGTAAAACACAAACTTAAGTTCACCCAATCAGTCAAAAggtcaatttttttcatttctctgacagacaaaacataaaatatataatacagtatgtactgttatctacatttcatctttattaatgtttattttagaaGAGCTTGGACTTGATTCTGACTGACCATAAAGTCCCATGTTCTTGGCAAAGGACTGGGACAGCAGGATGTTGTGGCCCTGTTCAATGAAGTAGCGCACGGCCCAGGCATCCCGGTCGATGTCTCCGCTGGCGAAGCCCTGATAGGCCATGTCGAAGAACACGAGCAGTTTCCTTTGCTGTAAGGTAAGAATGAAAGGGGGAGGACACAGGAGcgagatgcagagagagacaacCAGTTTATAATGTTTCAAGTGATAACAGCGAGATACAAGTATTGTGCTTACCAATTGTCGCTTTTGAATGGTAAAAAGAACTTTTGATTTTGAGATAAAGGAAAAGGTTTACTGaaattttatcaaaatgtaGCTGCAAAGATTTCACAGACCTTTCCTGAGATTATGCGTACTCACCTTCACAACATCAGCGATCTCCTTCCACTGCTCAGGCCTGGGGTCCACACCGGTAGGGTTGTGGGCACAAGCATGCAACAAGATCACACTCTGCTCCGGGATTTTCTGTAACATAAAAGAAGGTTTTGGTTAATCAACCTACAATACCATGTATAGAACAGACTCTCTTAGATGACAGTTTTTCACCGCAGCACCAGCTGCCCGACATATAACTGTTTACATTACTGACTCTAACCAGCTACTttttacacaacaaacacattctGTATGTGAAGGTTAACATATGATTAACTTGGGGCTTCTTAGCCACCAAATGTCAACAAAGTCCCTTCATAATATATTGGCTAGAAACAAAAATGGTGGAAAACACATAAAGTCCCTTCCTGGTGGCATAAATACgctaataaaaatacaagaacGAAAAAATACACTACACACTGGGCAGCGTTGTTGAAAACCCTCACAGCCAAACCCTAATGGTCAGCACTTCAATTCCTAATCAAACTGAAAACTAAGCACaagaacatatttaaaaaaactctgTGATTGTCCCTTGCCCATTTCGGGAGATTCCCTCATTAATGTCTTACAGAGATGTCCTCGAGAGCTCCTTTGAAGTCAAAGCCACAGGTGGAGGGGTCGTAGTATCGGTATGCGTTGAGCTGCATGCCAGCGTCTCTGAAGATGGGTGTGTGGTTTCCCCAAGAGGGCTTGGGCAGGTACACATCACGTGGACCAACATGGAATCGAGactgaggaaaaggaaagacCTGGTGAGATAACCTGACCTAAATATTAGTTTGCGCTAAAAGACCAACACAAGAGGACCTCACCAAAAAGTTGGCCCCAATGCGCAGAGATCCAGTTCCTGAGATGGTTTGGACAGTGATGTTCTGTTGGGAGAAGAGATCTGGACTTAAATCTGTCAGAACCGATTGGAACTTCATTAAGTATGGAGTAGTTAAGATCCAGACTTACCCTGCCACTCTTCAAGACCTCATTATCAGCACCAAGAGCCAGTTGGGCACAGGCCTTGGTAAACTCCCCCAGACCACCAATGGGAAGGTACTCCTTATCCAACTGTTTGGCTGCAGTCATGGCCTCTGCCTAGAAGGAAAGTGTGAAAATCAAAAGGTATAAAACACAACTACAGTAATTTCCTTTACTGGTACTCCCTACTTTGTATATAAAACATGTATGATTTACTGTAGTTAGCATTTTTTTGTGACTCAAAACAGATGCATACACACTTTCTCATGGCGATAAAACAGAAATTCTcctaatttttcacatttcacccCAAACTACACATAATGTTAAAACGTCCAGAAATTCCGGTGGAGCTGCAGAAGCTGAGTTCAGGATGATGAAGCAAGATTCCACCAATGAGAAAAAGCCTAAGCAGCAACAACCCTTTTAACCCTCCTGACACCCAGTTAAAATGTAAACCATTGAACTCCGTGAGTGACCCttccattttcaaaaaaacCTGCATAAGAGGTTACACAATCTAATAGCAGAGTACTGCGGTTCTCTTTGAAttcataatgataataaattaagACTCAATGATACTACTGCTTTCCTCCCTCAGGTAGAACTTGTTGATATCAGTATTGCATGGAACATatgactgtgtctgtttgtctgctaTGTAGGAATATTTGGGAACACTCCAGAAATCAGCACAGTATCTGCCCTTAATTTCATATTAAATCATATCAAGAGGTGAGTAAACTGTGTCTACTATCCCGTGTGAGTGCTTGCATGCGTGTGGGGGGGTTGGTTGTATATGTTGTTATGTCATGAGAAAACACATTATAGCACTAGAGTATTCCTGGAGGGCTTGGCGACAGTTATACCTTGCGGACACAGCTGAGCACAAAAGGCTTGCCCTGGTCATCCCTGTAGGCTCCCACTCCCAGGTTCATCTTCTTGGGGTTGGTGTCCCTCTTGAAGGCCTCGGACACCCCCAGGATGGGATCGGGGGGACCCATCTGCACTCCAGCCCACCATGAGCTGCGAAGACACCAAAGCAGGTGAATTGTGATATGGAGGGGACTAAAACCCTGAAGAGAGTAAAAAGTTCACTGATAGGAGTTCAAGAGTTCCCTTCATAAACAGAAACACTAATGGATCCTTACAAGGTTATGAAATGTGCTGCTTCTTAAGTTTTCATGGCCTTAAGTGACCCTGGCCACACTAGTGTTACGGCCGTATTAGCCATGCTCCAGGGACATGCTATGGACCTAATGCTCGAGCTTAACTCCTCATGTGACGTACCACACTGACGTAGAGCTCATGAACCACACATGCTCAGTGGGCACAAGTTTGatgaaacaaacattataatccATTCAGAAAGTCCAGAGTCCAAAAACAAGAGTAAAACTTCATCTGGAtctaaaacacagtttcagaaaTCGCTCCCACATTCACTCAGTCAACGGAATATCATATCATTCTTGTCTTTTAACCGTCTTTAAATCTATtgtgttttacatgaaaaaaaaaaaaactgctgaagaATGAATGGATTTGTTCATTCTTCAACATTCACTTATTCAGTGTTAAgcaaatattattaattaacaACCCAAATCATCTATAATAACTAGAATGTTAGAAATTACTGATCTGTGAAAATAGAAATATCTGTAGTAAGAAGACTGaggtacaaaacacaaaagtaagTAAAGGCAGGAGAGTAAGTTAGCAGATCAGGATTGAAGGCAGCAAATGTAAGCTCCATGTCAGATGTAAAAAGGTCCTGCACTCTGACCTCTTGACATCAGCCTGACAGTCCTCACAGCTTTTCATGCATGTGACAGCGGTGCAGCATGTGTAAATGGATTATATCCACTTATGTTAAACATACCACAATAAGAAACTGTATATGTAGGCCTACAAACACACCAGGGTTTACAGAAAGTAAAAACTCCAGTTTTAGCCACggtgaatgtttttaaaatacttttatttctaattGAATGTTTACATACTGGTGCAAGTGTCAGGTCCAACGTAGAACAACTTGAACAGGATCACAGACCAataaatactactactaataaataaaccaataaaccCAAACACTGGATAAGAATATATTCTGAATTATATATCTGAATTATTCCCAACACAATCTCATTATAATACATCTATATCTATCATAaattatcatattttaaaaagtgagttTCTACAGCAAACGAAACTTAATGTGAGTGGAAAGAGGATGGATCAGACCAGAAAATCCAAAATTTAGCATGAGGAATATCAACTCAAAGATGTTTCAGGTAGAGTCCTTCTCAGTATGGCGATGACTCAAACACTACCCGAATCATCTGTGCATGATGTGTGTTCTGCATTGAAAAACATAGTAGTGTGATGTGAAGTCTTTTAATATCTATCTTGTGATATCCAATTAAGATTACTCAGAGGTTTAACACCCCAACAAAGCAAAGCTGGATTCAGTAATTAGCTCTACAAAAAACTTATGAAGGAGTACactgttttacatttctaaTGTTGTTCATGGTACACAACTACCACTCAAAATGAAAGTCTATATTCAGTAACAGGGGACTGCACAATTCCAATGTGTAGGCTGataagatgaaagaaatgcatACAGAAATTAATACAAGTCAATGGTAAATAAAGCTTACTTTACAAGAGAGttaacaaaatgaaattcaactgaaaattgaaaactaaaactaaactttgCCAGATTACTAGATACCACTTGTGTGTTAAAGATCTATAAAATCAGTTAATTACTGACTGCTTTGCTACTGGATATTTGGCAACTATACTATAATGGATTGCTACTAATATAATAATTGTCTTGTAGCTGTAATCTTTTATGctttacattaataaattaaatacattttgtaacatCTGCTTGATAAATGTAGATTGTAGCGTGTTGTGACCTTCATTGCACTGCTGCTCACACATAGTCTCAGGTTTCTTCTACTTTATATACCCTATAAACTCTGCAGCTAAATTTAGGACTGAAGGCTCTGCAAAGGGCAAGAGTCTACAATCCTCTACtgataattttaaaaatcacacttGTTTATTTAGTAGTGACTACAGTTCACTGAAACAATTCAAAACTGTTCATACTACCTGCAGTTTTCAACTTTAATAAAATGGGGCATTAGATCCTGAAGCACTAATACTGCACGCTGAAGATAACGACGTCGAAGCAGCACTTTACAATACaatgcaataaaaaatgttaaaaaacatgGATGAAACTACCTTTTGTGAAGCTAATAATGTTCAGactgtgtcagagaggtgtatttttgaggctgtagtttgtggtgctgttgtactgtaaatgtacataCTTTCATCGCAACTCCCTGTATGTGATTCTGTCATATACAGGGGCAATTGCAATTTACTTTTGAAGTTTAAGAATTGATAAGATTTCATTATTTGCATTgcaaaattacagtgaaatatCGTAAGCAGCAATATGTGAGTAGATTTAATAAAgactatgtacagtatgcactatatgtgtatgtgagaagacaaataatgcaacaaaataaacacacccgtgcaaaaatagaaaaagttgtcgttattatatattatgtagTATTGTACAATTGAGAATCACAGCAAcaactagactggcactcaaTCCAGTGTTCAGCTCCAACAACgcgaaaaatgccctatcacacaatgttaaggaaagtgattttaaaaatcctggATCCGCTCCTGTAACCGGATCCACACAtaaatttaatgggttcctcTCTGGCGCATGCCCTGTCCTTTCACCAattttggtgcaaatcggttcagtaatTTATTACATAACCCTTctgataaatttaaaaaaaaacaacagacagacagacatgggtgaaaacataaccttctTGGAGGAGGTAAAAATGCTACATGTTAGGGAACATTTGGGTTCAAGCGGTCTCATCATTGCTGCAGTGTGCATCCACACAGAACCTTTGAACAGCTGGACTTCAGCATTTAAACATCAGTGACTGGCGAGTTATCAGCGATCAATAGATCAACGGCCTTTTTGGTAAATTACAGGGACGGACTGCTGGGCTTACAACGGCGCTCCTTCCGTACCTACTCTCGAGTCTGTCTTCAGATGTTTGGAAAAAACCCTCTTGTCATTCATTTATTCTTGAGAACCAGACCAATGTGCTTGAGCATGATACGAGAAGACGAGTCAAAAGCAGAAACTGTGAAACACACCCTTACAGACAGAAACGTGGTATGTGAGCAAAACGAAACCTAAAGTTTACACCTGCGAACACAGGAGCAGTGCAAAGATCAGGCACAGACACACGAACAGAAACGTCTGATAAAGCTTCCTGTATTTACAGAAGCTACATATGAACACGTTTAAGCAGATAAAAGCGCAAAGCCAAACCTAAACTAATTTGCCCTCCAAGCAGAGCCGGAAAGGACACCGATGTCTGTCTCAGTTTCACCGCTAGAAATGAGCCAATCAGTGAGCAAAAGCGGAACGCAACAGCCAATCAGCTCGCACGACTTCCCCGACTACGACGAGTCGCTTAGCTCAAACTGTGCGTGGGCTCTGAAAACTGAAGCCACCGCGATTGTATAATTCCTTAAAGAAAGTTGCCCCTTAAAACCAAATACAAGGCAAAATCGCTGCCATCCCAAACGACACATTGATATAAATGAATTACTCATAACGCATCAAACAGAGCCGGTCTGTTATGTTCTCCTACAGGCTGGTGACTGCTCCAGGGGGACTTGTGCTACTGACACATCACAGCGTGACTTTCAGCAATAGCAAGCCTCACTGATAGCATCGCCAAAATGCCCTCTAAGGTCATCTTAGTGCTCACCATAGATGATGTCTGGAGCAACAGGTGCTGACCTGAGGGGCTGCAGAGTCATAGAACGTTTTAACACAGCACTCGGGCCCTGTTGAAACCGTTTGACCCCGGTTTTTGGTAGCGAGCCAGCTAGTGTTGCTAAAGGAGGTACAGAGTAGTGGAGCTTACACACAAGTCTTATGAGTGACGGAACCGTGGACGTTAAGGTTAAATGACGGCTTGTCCGCTGGTCAAGCTAGCTGAGAAACTAACGCCGCTAGCGCTGCAAAAAATAACCAACACAGCTGTGTTTAATTGCCTTTGTGACTGCCAGGTTTGATCTTACGACTTCGGTTTACCTGTGGCGGGTGGACAGCACTCCCAGGCTCGGGGAAATGTTCCCGAGACAGTAGATCACCTTGTTTGACTTGAGCAGGGCCATCGTTGTGCTGCGCTTGGGAGTCGAGCCTAGTAGGATGTGGACGGATGTGAAGGGCAGGGACGGCTACAGCACTACGCGCCGAGAACGTGCTGACGTCAGAGCATGAAACGGCGATTCAGTGACGATGGCGAAGACGCATGCCTACGTTATAATCTGATTGTTATTCCCGAGACCGGCGTGGTGTGGAGAGCTGCACACAAAACTCCGATACAGTCTTTTTATTCCCTATTTTATACTTCAACGTTTCTTCTTTCGGGTCAAAGCTAGGCATCAAAGTTTACAGGAAAGGTGTGTCCATGAGTGGTGAAAGAAATACTCAGATTTTTGTACTTACATAAAAGTAGCAGTACCGCATTGTATAAATACTCAGGTGTTACGTGTACATGACGTGCATTAAAATTTTCcctgcagtaaaagtacaaacGTTTTTGGCGTCAGGATATATTCAGAGtaccaaatgtaaaaatatattatgtaGAATAGAAAATTTCATGATAGTGTGTATTAAATTATTGGAATTTAATTACTGATCAAATATtgtgtacatcactttaatgttatTCTTAATATACTGCTGGGTATCTTGTGAAATTCCCCATGGGATCAATAAATTCTTAAATTAACGTctaataatacataataataattatatcatttgataatattttgtattattaattaattattaatctgAATGTGCAATGTAACTAGTTactaaagctttaaaataaatgcagtggagtaaaaagtacatatttccctctgaacgTTAGggtagtagaagtataaaatagcaaaaatggaaacactcaagtaaagtacaaataccttgaaattatacttaaaattagtaaatataaacaatgtactttccaccacctCTACCAGAGGTCATTCATAACCAAGATTGTCCTCCAACATAAATATGTCCACATTCTGAGATCCAGCAAATACAAAatagagacacacagacaaaaaccaCACAGTAGAAAATAGTGAATAAGTAAAcctacaaagaaaaatatagaattttttttttttttttaaatctcaccaAGAAGCAAAAAAGCTTATACATTGAGGCAGAGAGGATCTATGGTCATTAACATATAGATATGGGTTGCTTCTTGCCTCAGCAGTAGaatatgtgtgttttccatCAATTCTTCATTGGAGACGatgcaaacaacaaaatttaGGAGCCACTGCTTGAGCaacataatatttaaaaagagaacagtggaaatgttttacaatatgtaatttatgtgtaaaatctgttttacGGTTTAATGTCCCTTCAACAACAGTGATGTTACTTACTGTATgcagtatgtgtatatttacaatACCACACTGTGGCTGCTGAGGAAGAGCTCCTTAATGGTAAGGTTGCCAGCCAACAGATGGGATCCTTCTTTTTACCTAAATAAAGATAGCATGAGCTGCAAGAACTGTGAGCACTGGACAAAAAAACTCTAACAAGCTATTTAAGTGTGGAAAAGGACTGTGTTTTGAACAGAAAGTCTGAAAgtgtctgggtttttttttttttttaaataataatatgaaaaagtTTGCACCAAAGTTTAATGGCATTTCAGCTTTAAAGCCAATGTGGCTTCTACTGCATGTTTGCTGTACAGGTGTTCATAAGCAGCACAGTTGGTTACATAAGCGCAGAGGTGATCAACACAGCCTCTACGGTTGTGGTAACTTTTTTATGGG includes:
- the got2b gene encoding glutamic-oxaloacetic transaminase 2b, mitochondrial; amino-acid sequence: MALLKSNKVIYCLGNISPSLGVLSTRHSSWWAGVQMGPPDPILGVSEAFKRDTNPKKMNLGVGAYRDDQGKPFVLSCVRKAEAMTAAKQLDKEYLPIGGLGEFTKACAQLALGADNEVLKSGRNITVQTISGTGSLRIGANFLSRFHVGPRDVYLPKPSWGNHTPIFRDAGMQLNAYRYYDPSTCGFDFKGALEDISKIPEQSVILLHACAHNPTGVDPRPEQWKEIADVVKQRKLLVFFDMAYQGFASGDIDRDAWAVRYFIEQGHNILLSQSFAKNMGLYGERVGGFTVVCNDTDEAKRVESQLKILIRPIYSNPPMNGARIATTILNTPDLRSLWLEEVHGMANRIIKMREQLVAGLKKEGSTHNWQHVIDQIGMFCFTGLKPDQVERLTKEFSVYMTKDGRISMAGVSSGNVGYLAQAIHAVTK